In the Salvia miltiorrhiza cultivar Shanhuang (shh) chromosome 8, IMPLAD_Smil_shh, whole genome shotgun sequence genome, CCAATATATGTGATGGCTGAGGATTAAGTTCTTGTGATATCAATTCGACACAGAAATGAAGTGGCTTCTTCAGAGCGACTGTCGTGCTGTGTTTAGTTTTTAGAATTTCAAGCAGCAGTTCTTACTCAGGCAATGATTTCCCTTATCTTTAGAAGAttattgtttcctttttttcttccttttggATTCCTTAAGGTGTGTAATATTGAAACTCTTACATTCATCCTTCTGTTGTGACTAAATTGAATCGTGCTTTCACCGTATTGTTAGTATTGTGAAAACTTGGGCAACCAAGTTATTTTggtattctttttttctttcgtGAGTGTTTTTTTATGTGAACTGTTTTTTCAGTGAATTTCCTTATTTCGATAGTTTGTGGCACATGACAACATAAACTGTATGTAAAGTTGGTAATATGGATTTACACCATtaatttgttgtgaattcaattaTCTGAAGAATATCTGTTCAAAAGAAAGTCTTTCCTCTGTTCGAAGGAAAACCTGCCTCGAATCAAGTTGCACCACCAACGTATACTGAAAATGCTCTATCAAGATAAATTAACAGTAGTATTAATCTATCAACCAAAATTCTAACAGAGGATTTCACCGCGTCACACACACTGATGCGTGTCTAACTACAAATTTAAACGAGTTAATGATGACATTTTAGTAAAACTCATCTGTCGGGCAAAATTGTAGAAGATACTTTTAGAGTGTATTCTCTTTgtggtgcgtttactttgatggataaatttatcattgaaaaagaagggataacaaaaatttatgcctttaaatgtcacatttcttttccaacatttgacacaaaagagaaactcgtcatttttcctttcttattttcacttcaaggatgaataatatCATAGAAAAAATAGGGATATTTCAATTttaatgtgataatattatcactccttgaagtgaaaaagaagaaatggaAAATGATGATTCTCTTTTGtaaaaaatgagggaaaaggaaatgagacatttgaaatcataaattattagtatccctcaattttttcataataaatttatccataaaaaataacacaaccttaaaaattaatatgttcaaatttttcataataaatttatccataacAAAGAACACGGCCTTATAGATTAATTTGTTCAAAAGAAAATCGGCCCTCTAATCATAGGAGGCAATTGAAGATTAATCTAGATAAATTGAATTATCTCAATTATTTGCTATTTGAACAAACTTTACATGTATAATAATAACATTCTAAATTTCCTTTTTAGACGTCGCATTTGTTACGTcctaacttaaaaaaaattactctttaCTCACTATCTCTCCTCATTACTTATTTTACTACTCTCttttctctcctattttatctgctttttttaatttatgtccTATTTTTTTGAAGCATTATTATTGGATTTTCGACTTTTTTTCACTACATGCCAAAGTTTCAAGTGTTAATGCACCCAGTTATGATGATTTCAAACTTCCAACATCACCATGTGAATGCAAGTAAAGAAACAATTAGCTACACATGCAACATAGAACCTTTTAAGAAACAAATTACCTTCACCACTGTAACACCTAAAGCATACCCATAACAAATAATTGGAATTAGAGACACGGCAAAATTCATGCATCAATTCAAAATTCATGAAAGAAAACATAAGAAATATCTTTTAGCTACATTGTTTCCGATAAACCAAAACCATCATGTAGAAGACTTCTCAACCTACCCCAGCCTTTACACGTTGAAATACCCTCATGATAATTGAAGGCCAAGTCTGCAAAAAATCGAATCGCGTCTGATTCCCAAATTACTTGCTAGCATGCTTGGCTTTTGTGTGGGATTCCAAAGCTTTCTCTGAACCAAATGATTTGGTGCAGCTCTTGCACGAGACCGATCCTCCAGATTGTGGTGTCTGCTGATTTGGCTTGTTAGCAGGAGTCTTCCCAGCCTGCTTTGCCGGGTAAGGTGTGGCTACGTGACCACTAACCTTCTTTCCATCTGAACCAACAACATAAAATATATGAGACAAAGTAAACAATACaacatataaaaaaagtaaTCTATACAAAAGCTGAGACAAGATTATAACCAGTTTTCTGGGGGGTCACTTTGGCCTTCTTGTCTTGCACAGGAGTTTTAGTAGCAGATTCTGCAGCTCTTTTCTTGCTTGACTCGGCCTTAAAGAGGAAAATATAAGTACATACACAATCTACACATATCTCAAAAAATCAGACAAATAAGTCATGTTTTTACCTTCTTTGGTGTATCTTCATCACTCTCACCAGATTCATCAGAATCAGAATCATCCCCATCCTGCAATTgtctaactaattaattgaaGCCGTTGGAACATATTTCAATCTCAAAAGTTGCAAAATATAATTGGCAAAATCAGGTAGAGAACAATTACATAGGATCCAGTACTAACAATAGTTAATCCCAATAAAAATAGATGGCAGAACAGAATGCCATCAAATTTACAATAATAtgccataaaaaaaattgaactgaTAATCCATCATTTGTTGTCCacattaataaatatataaaaaattataataattatatctaTTATCATTTTCAGCTAGTGAACATTATAGTCAGCTAAATGAAATAAGAAACCACACTCAAGCCAAGATGACTTCAATAGACTCAAAAAACAAGAAAACCAAGTAATCAAAGCTAAACCTCAAACAACAGAAGCTCACTAGCTGAAAGAAATCAACATTCtgataataaatattaaatttatccaTAATTATTAAGAAATATTGGAGCAGCTGAGAATATTATAATACGAACCAGCATACTCTATTTGAATATGTGAATGTACCTCAGagtcatcttcatcatcatcttcagaCATCATATCATCACTGgtatcatcatcatcttctggATTGGCATCTTTGATAGGCTCAACAATCTTCACCTTCTGCTTACCAGCATCAGACTCTTTACCCTTGGCTTTAACAGCTTCTGCAGGTTTCTCTTGCTTAACCTTTGGCTCAGGTCTAGCTGAAGATTACATGACACAATATCTTAACACATTGAAATAAAACCAGTTGCCACCATGCCATTATCAGATATAAGCGTAAACTAGGTACCATTATTGACAGTCACGAGAGGAATATCCTCTTCAGAATCAGATTCATCTGAAAAAGTAAGCAAATAGATTACATAACCTAAACAACGTTGTTAGTAGGTAGATAGGGATGGGGTAAGAGggttaattttatattttgaagCAGGGTATAAATGCTAATTAATACAGTAATAATGGGATTAATACCAGATTCGTCCGACTGCATAGTGGGGATGAAAGAACTTGAGAGTCAAGGAAAAAATTCCAAACAATAATGCATATTATAGTGTTTGATAAGAAGACATTGCTTTAAAAGGAAAAATGCAATTCAAAGGATATTCATCAAAAGGGTTATTGGCCTTGTATCCGTAGAAGTAGATACTTCCACTTTTCCAGTTATGTGATAGCTCAAAATCTCTGTCGAACACCAAGTCAAACTGTTGCTGGGGCAGCTTCTCAGTGATTAGCGTTCCAAGAACAAGTTTCTTCCCATCAACATTCACAAATAAGCAGACAGAATCATTTGCTTTCTCCTTTTTCGTCTCACCGAGACAAGCCTGTAAGAAAGAAAATTGATGTTCAGaataatgaaaactaaaataaacTAGATATCTAAACAAAATATTATCAGACCTGAGACAGATGCAAAACCATATTCTCGCCAGGCACAACCTTAAGAGGCTCTCCACTTTTGACCTCAACACCTGAACCAATGAGCATTTGCAATTATAAATCCATTAAGAGAGGAATTTCAGGATGgtgaaaacgaaaaaaaaagatgttggCGTAGGTAATTTAAGCAAACAATTTCTGAAAACATGGGAGTTTGCAATACTAATTTGAATAGTTTCTAATTGACGCGTTACAAATCATCGACAACAATGACGCTGCAAATCTTGAAAGGAGTCGCAATGTTTCTGAACAAATAATTTTACAGTGCAGGAAAGCAAATAAAAAACACGCACAAAACAAGCAAGCTTACAATCACAAATGTTGCTCTGTTATGCTAAAGAATCCTCGTAATATGGTTAATAACAAcacaataatataatttatgtaACCGAAAACAAAGGAAGAAGATAATAAAGAGAAATGAAATAAAACTCACCCCAGAACTCCATTGCGCAGAAGGATGCGTGAGTGGCGTGCGAGAGTGGCGGGGTTTAGAGACAGTGAGATGTTTAGGGTTTTGAGAAGACGGGGAAAGGAGGCAAAAATCGAAACCCGACTAATGAAAAATGCTAGggctaaaaaatgaatttataaatGCGGGATGGGGTTTAGATACTATGCGACGCGGACTACCGTAATCCAAGTGGATGCTTCTGGAATCTGCACACTGGCGGTGGCGATGGCTCGTTTCGTTTTGGACTTTGGCTGTGGGCTTCGTTTATTTTGCTAAAGCTCATTGTCCAAAATTCGGGAACCTCAATCGGTAATGTCCATGCTAGATCACCCCTAATGAGGATCACCCTTCAGATCCTGATACGTGTCATCTGTTCAACTTTAAGTGAAGCAGCCGGTCCACCTCGAAAACCCGGTCTTTCATACAACTAAACAGCCTATTATCGGTTATCTTGCACTCTTTTTTGTCCTCGATTTCCGTGTACTAGGTTTCTTGTAGAAAATGATTATTTCGTAGGTAAAGAATCCGATATTGAATTCCATCGAATTGAAGCAATTTTTGATTGAAAGGGCCTTAGATTTAGTTGAAAATTTTGTATGTTTTCAGTGTATGATAGTTATGTTAATTCATACATCGGTTCAAATTGAATGAAgttttatttgttaatttatgGTATTTTGCGTAGCTGAAATTTTTCTGAGTTCGTAGGAGTTGAAACTTACAGAATGCTGGGGATTTCATTTTCACGGTTCCCGATCGTTAGTTCTGAGTAGAATTTTGTGAATTTACGGCTTTACCCTCTTGATTTTGCTTTGTTTCCAATGGGTTCGTCCTTTTTGGTCGAGAATGCCCATTTGTATGATTTAGGAAAGGTGGCTGATGGTATACCTCAGTCCCTATCTATTCTATTTGAGGAGCAATCTGTTGGCAAACGTTCTAGCCTTTGGAGAAGCCAACAAATTCTTATTTTCTGCGTGAGTCATGCTGAGATTGAGTTAGAATTTGAAGTTTTTGAGAAGCAATCGAAGCTAAGAAGAACTGCTAGCCATGAACAACAGAGGTTCGTTTTTATTGGTTTTTTTAGTGTTGTTTTTCGTTTCTTTGGATTTGATCTTCTGTAATTGTATTTAAATATCGTTGTAATGATTTAAGTTTATTTCCGGGTTACTTTATGTGATGAAAATGACGACCTTGTTGTAGTTTGTTTGAATATGTTTGTTTTTGTTGGATTGTTAATGGTGTAGAATGTCTTTGAGTTTGGGGTATAACTGTTTGAAAATTCCAGTTAAATCTGGaaacgtatatatatataggtatttttttcctttttttggctTTTGTGTTTAATGAAAATAATGGCCCGTGGGGTCAAAGTTCAAAAGTTTCTGAAAAATTTAACATCTTTAGTGGAGTTACTCTTTTAGAGACAGTGACATATATATCTTGttatttaatttcttgtttTATGGTTAGGTGGTCCTGCTTGTTTAGTGTCACCTTTGGTATCTAAATTTAGTGTTGGTGttttgcttgtttttttttttatcttcggGTGTTGTATTTAAATATCGTTGAAATTATTTAAGTTTATTTCCGGGTTACTTTATGTGATTAAGAGGACCACTTTGTTATAGTTTGTTTGAATATGTTTGTGTTTGTTGGATTGTTGATGTTGTAGTGTCTTTGAGAACTGTTTCAACATATTGAGGGTGGGTTACACGTGTTTAAAACTGGTTGTAAAACCTGGAAACGTAGTTAGTATATTTAATGATTATTTGTTTAATGAGAGTAAACTGAAAGCATGTTGTTGAAAAGTTGTTAAATTTCAGTTAAATTTAACATGTTTActtgaaacttttttttttttacagacATTCTtgtaagtttttatattaaacaTTAATTTTTGAAATGGGTTTAGGTGCTCTCGTCTCCGCCAGGTGTCACCTTTGGTATTTAAACCTGTTACGGCAGCATCTTTCGGCCCAGAACTTTGCTCATGTACGTAGGTCTTGTTTCGGACCTTtgtttgatatattaaatttagagtTTCAGGGGCAACTTTATAATGTCATGTGCCGTCGATTGCAAAGTGGGTCAGAAAAAAGATTGGTATTGCAATATCGAATTGGTAATTATGTCGTTGAATTTGGACCCGCTGATTTTGCCATAATGACCGGCTTGCGGTTCAATGACATCACTACTCTTCCTGAAGGTTCTAGTTTCCACGAAACTGTTTTTAGTGGGCAACGTTATTTGCGGCTGATTAGCATCGAAAATAAGTTCCTCAAAGAATGCAAACAAACATCTGGTACCTCAGAAACAAGCTTGAAGTTAGGATAGTTGTATATTGTTTATGGGCTGTTGGTATTGAAGGATAGGACACAGAAGAACATAGATCTAGGTTTTATCCATCTAATGGATGACCTTGACAGGTTTCTTCGGTATCCATGGGGCAGAATAGCATACGATTTCATGGTCCCTCGTACCCATAATGCTAGAAAACTTATAGATAAAAtggaaacaaagaaaaataaattgagtGTTGAAGCGTATGGTTTTGTGCATGTGTTGCAAGCTTGGATGTATGAGATTATGCCCTCGTTGGCTGGTTTTTGCGGCAAGCAAGTAATCGAGCACGAGAACCGAATTCCTAGAATGCAGCGTTGGTCAGCAGATTCTGGTTTTTTGTTCGAGGACCTCTGGCCTTACTTTTTACCTAGAGCAGGAAATGATCCGGTATGttgtatattaaatttattcacatttgaattgatttacataattttttttgttaataattGTTTATTGATTTAGGTCCCAATCATCGTATCAGCCAAGGAATATGAGATGATGGATGAGCTCAGTATTCCTTCAACGATGCATCCTGCGTCCCCTACTCTAGTTTTTAATTCCAAATCTCTTGTTAGATAAAGACGGCTGACATACGAGGACGTCGAAACTTCTGAAAAAACTGAAGCATTGAAGGGAAGTCCATTGAAGTCTTCTAGCTGTGGTAAAAAGAAGCTGTTAAGTGGAGATCCCCCCTAGTACTCGATTGGTTGGAAAAACTGAGCAAATAGAAACAAAGAAGGGCCATCATGTGGATAATTACGCAGAAAATGCACCACCTACACCTGCATTATCTAAAAATACCGTGAAGAGTAATAGCAATGTAAGTTTTCTGTTTCTATTTCGGACTAAATATGGTTGTTTTGtgttttaattattgtttttggtTGTATGACAGCTCTTTGTCATATTGCTGATGGAGTTAATGGAGAAAGTTGACAAGTTAGATCAGAAAGTGGAGAAGATAGATGGCAAAGTTGAGCATCGAGACACGACTCTACACGAGGTTGTGGTAGCGAGTATTCGATCTTACTTTGATAACCAGGCCACTAGTCACCCCAAAAAATGCAATGGAGAGAAAAAAAGTTCAGTGGAGAAAATGGGAGAACACAAAAGTAGTGGAAACGTTTGTGCAGTTCTAGGTGAATCATCTACATTTCAGAATCTTGATGACCCTTTTTTGGGAAATAAAGGTGATCAACTCAAAGTATCGAACACTGGATGGTTCAGTAACGAATGGTTGCTTGAAGATCCTTTTGCGGTGCATGATTGTAATTATCATGAACCACCAAAGCCGGTTCCTTTAACAGATAATCCAGTGAAGAAGTCATTGAGTGTTGGTGATTCGAGGACCAAATCTGAAGGTTATAAAGGAAAATCCTTCATTCCACGCACTAAAGAAGGTCTTGGACACACCATGAAGACTGAGGCGATTAGTAGCTTGAAAATTCCTGGCGAAACAGAAAACTTGCTGCCTTCCCTAAATTTGGATTGCACAACGTCGTACAGCAATGGCATGCCTCAGAAAACCTCCATGGATGCGTTGAAGTTCGACCCTTCGGACTTCGACTTCAACTATGCCGAGCTCAATCCATTCCTTCGATGGCAAAAAATAGCTTCCAGTGGTGATCGGTATGTTTTTTTTCTGTTAATTGCAGGTAAACTgttattcattctttttttgtatattttaaccACATTTATTGAATTCGTTTCAAATTTTAGCCGATATGATCGGAGGCTTCCGATTAAAATGTTGCGTGTCGCCGATAATGAGTGGTTTAATGTTATCTTACAACGCAATGGATGGCTAGAGAGCGAGGTAACAATCCTATGATTTTAGGATTATTGTAAATGCAAATTGGCCAAAATATTAACTTAAAGTATTCTTTGCAGCATATTAATGCACTTATATATTTGCTGCTTGTTGATTTCAACAAAGACGTATGAAATCCAATAGTGTGAGATTGGTCGTGTATGGAGATGGTTTGTTGGGTATGTAGTGTATCCCTGTTTCCTTGTTTCGCATGACTTAGCTTTATTTAATACACAACAGACATAACCATTTattctttgttttttatatgtcAATAGTTGGCCTTGCGTAGTGATAACCTTGAGGAAATGGTGGGGACAATGATGCCGTATGTCCGTGGCAGTCTTCCTTTCATTGGTGGGCTGGAATGGACGAATGCTAGACGTGTATTTGGTGTGGCACACATAAGCAACAATCATTGGTGCTTCTATCAGATATGCATCCCCGAGCAGCGCATTGTTGTTTACGACTCTCTGAACTATGACTGGGAAACTGTAGCAGGGCATTTTGACAACGTCCGGACGAACTTACCCATACTATGCCGTTTGGGAAGAGTATGGGAGAGGTGCAACTATTCAAACGCCCTTATGGAGAGCTGGGACGTCGTGAAGTTTGAGAATCCACCACAACAAACTAATCATAGCGACTGTGGAATCATGGCAATCAAATATATGGAATGTTGTGCTTATGGTGTCCCCGTGGATGGCATAAAATCTGAACGTGGAGCCATTTTTCGACGCCGTTACGTGGTAAGGCTTTTTAATTCTTCATATGAAGCATGACTCCTACACATGTTTGAGGGGCGGCATACATTGGAAGTGAAGGAATAGGTATCAAAGCAGGTTTTGTGGTTCTTCGAAGCAAAGTTGGCTGTTATTTTTTGGGTACATGCTTGTTCATAACTCTCATTTTGGTTTTGGACTAATTCTTGTTATTAGCGAAAACCTAAGTTATGAGCTGAGCTCGTTCATTGGGATGTAAATATTGCAGCaaaaaactttattattgcTTCCTTTGTTATGGAAATAGTAAACAAGTTTTATATAGTGCTCTACTTCCGTGTTATTTTTGCTTTTGTGGCAGATTTCTCGTGACCACTTGCAGTCTTTTGTTTAAACTCTAGTGCTTGGAAATCGAAAGAAAGAAGAATATATTCACATTTGGCTGTTTGTTTGTGGTTTGTCTCTTTTTGCTTTCGAATATATTGCAGCAAATATGAAAGTGCTTTATGCATTGAagttgaaaaataatgaaaagacAAGTCAATTGATTAAATTTCCAAGGTTATAGATATAGCTTTTCCTGATTGAAAAATTGCACATtcatgcatattttttttttcctgacgCAGTGAATGGCTATATATTTCCTTTCCAATTGCGTATACACTCACTAGTATACAATGAAACCAAAGGCCATCTCCCAAAGTGATGTATTCTACATCCCGCCATGGTCGCGTCCGATTGAGCTCCTGCTCTTAGTAAAATTAGATTGTGCTAGAGAAGCAGGAAAATGGGTACCCGGAGATCATGTTGGCAATATGCCGGTGATCGATAGTATTTTGCGATGAGTTAACAGGTCATCCGTTCTTGTTGCAAATTCCAAAAGCCAAATACCATGAAAAGGTAATGGAATGGTGGACTAGATTTATTCGCT is a window encoding:
- the LOC130997937 gene encoding histone deacetylase HDT1-like; amino-acid sequence: MEFWGVEVKSGEPLKVVPGENMVLHLSQACLGETKKEKANDSVCLFVNVDGKKLVLGTLITEKLPQQQFDLVFDRDFELSHNWKSGSIYFYGYKANNPFDDMQSDESDESDSEEDIPLVTVNNARPEPKVKQEKPAEAVKAKGKESDAGKQKVKIVEPIKDANPEDDDDTSDDMMSEDDDEDDSEDGDDSDSDESGESDEDTPKKAESSKKRAAESATKTPVQDKKAKVTPQKTDGKKVSGHVATPYPAKQAGKTPANKPNQQTPQSGGSVSCKSCTKSFGSEKALESHTKAKHASK